The Ornithinimicrobium faecis genome includes a window with the following:
- a CDS encoding Ppx/GppA phosphatase family protein, protein MRLGVIDVGSNTVHLLVIDAHPGAHPLPDYSHKVDLRLAEQLTDDGAISPDGAERLARFVLDCVEVAESRGVSELLGFATSAIRDATNTDEVLDRVRAASGLQLQVLSGENEARLTFLAARRWFGWSSGRLFLIDIGGGSLELAAGIDEEADAVASLPLGAGRLTRELQLAGDNPSEKKLKELRKRIRSQIAEEHRPLVKVGAPHRVVGTSKTIRSLGRLCGAAPSSEGQHVPRTLARADLAAWVPKLAAMAPEDRSNLPGISQARGPQMLAGAMVVEAAMELFDVDQLDICPWALREGFILRRMDSL, encoded by the coding sequence ATGCGTCTCGGTGTGATCGATGTCGGCTCCAACACCGTGCACCTGCTGGTGATCGACGCCCACCCCGGCGCACACCCTCTGCCGGACTATTCCCACAAGGTCGACCTGCGCCTGGCCGAACAGCTCACAGATGACGGCGCGATCTCGCCGGATGGTGCTGAGCGGCTGGCCCGTTTCGTGCTCGACTGCGTCGAGGTCGCCGAGAGCCGCGGGGTCTCCGAGCTGCTCGGTTTTGCCACCAGCGCGATCCGCGACGCCACCAACACCGACGAGGTCCTGGACCGGGTGCGCGCGGCCTCTGGCCTGCAGCTGCAGGTGCTCTCGGGTGAGAACGAGGCCCGGCTCACCTTCCTGGCGGCCCGACGCTGGTTTGGCTGGTCCTCTGGGCGCCTGTTCCTCATCGACATCGGCGGCGGGTCCCTGGAGCTCGCGGCCGGCATCGACGAGGAGGCCGACGCGGTGGCCAGCCTGCCGCTCGGCGCGGGCCGGTTGACCCGTGAGCTGCAGCTGGCTGGTGACAACCCGTCGGAGAAGAAGCTGAAGGAACTGCGCAAACGCATCCGCTCGCAGATCGCCGAGGAGCACCGCCCGCTGGTCAAGGTCGGCGCCCCCCACCGGGTGGTCGGCACCAGCAAGACGATCCGCTCCCTCGGACGGCTCTGCGGCGCCGCGCCGTCCTCGGAGGGGCAACACGTGCCCCGCACCCTGGCCCGCGCAGACCTCGCCGCCTGGGTGCCCAAGCTGGCCGCCATGGCACCGGAGGACCGCTCCAACCTCCCGGGCATCTCCCAGGCCCGGGGCCCTCAGATGCTGGCCGGCGCGATGGTCGTCGAGGCCGCGATGGAGCTGTTCGACGTCGACCAGCTCGACATCTGTCCGTGGGCCCTGCGCGAGGGCTTCATCCTGCGCCGGATGGACAGCCTCTGA
- a CDS encoding GNAT family N-acetyltransferase, giving the protein MSEISVRLLEEENWSEYRDVRLRALKESPEAFVASAEEEQSYEESRWRDRMQRSRRLLAEEGDTVLGVVSVGSHKIAEEGIGELFGLWVDPARRGSGVARKLLEAAAAQARADELKQLIYWVGTDNGRAVAFASSFGFRPTDSRRPMEIHGVDDAEDAEELAMVLPLSNSAGVPTSL; this is encoded by the coding sequence ATGAGTGAGATCAGCGTGCGTCTGCTTGAGGAAGAGAACTGGTCGGAGTACCGCGATGTTCGGTTGCGTGCGCTGAAGGAATCCCCGGAGGCCTTCGTCGCCTCGGCGGAGGAGGAGCAGTCCTACGAGGAGTCGCGCTGGCGGGACCGCATGCAGCGCTCCCGTCGCCTGTTGGCCGAGGAGGGCGACACCGTCCTCGGGGTGGTCAGCGTGGGCAGCCACAAGATCGCCGAGGAGGGCATCGGAGAGCTCTTCGGACTCTGGGTCGACCCGGCCCGCCGCGGCAGCGGTGTCGCCCGCAAGCTCCTTGAGGCGGCCGCAGCGCAGGCCCGCGCCGACGAGCTCAAGCAGCTGATCTATTGGGTAGGCACCGACAACGGTCGTGCCGTGGCCTTCGCGAGCAGCTTTGGCTTCCGCCCCACCGACAGCCGCCGCCCGATGGAGATCCACGGTGTCGACGACGCCGAGGACGCCGAGGAGTTGGCCATGGTGCTCCCGCTGAGCAACTCCGCTGGAGTGCCCACCTCCCTCTGA
- the proC gene encoding pyrroline-5-carboxylate reductase: protein MTRIAILGAGVMGGALLSALLRSGHAPEDIVLSERMAASTRELVQQYAVGSAPVEEAARGAGIVVLAVKPQDMPGLLAQIHDCIGADTLVVSVAAGISTGYLEHRLPEGTGVVRAMPNTPAQVDQGMSILSAGRHCTAEHLAQAEQLAGTFGRVLTLDEKHQDAATAISGSGPAYIFYVTEAMIEAGVLLGLPRSTATEMVVQTLYGAATMIRETGEHPSILREQVSSPGGTSVAALRQLEDHKVRAAFLTAIEAAARRSKELSAGE from the coding sequence GTGACGCGCATTGCGATCCTCGGCGCCGGCGTGATGGGCGGGGCCCTGCTCTCCGCGCTGCTGCGCTCGGGGCACGCCCCAGAGGACATCGTGCTCAGTGAGCGGATGGCCGCCTCGACCCGTGAGCTGGTGCAGCAGTATGCCGTGGGGTCGGCTCCCGTGGAGGAGGCCGCCCGGGGAGCGGGGATCGTGGTGCTCGCGGTCAAGCCACAGGACATGCCGGGGCTGTTGGCCCAGATCCACGACTGCATCGGCGCCGACACCCTGGTGGTCTCCGTTGCCGCCGGCATCAGCACGGGCTATCTTGAGCACCGGCTGCCCGAGGGCACCGGGGTGGTGCGGGCGATGCCCAACACTCCGGCCCAGGTCGACCAGGGGATGTCCATCCTCAGCGCTGGTCGGCACTGCACCGCTGAGCACCTGGCGCAGGCCGAGCAGCTGGCGGGGACCTTTGGCAGGGTGCTGACCCTGGATGAGAAGCACCAGGATGCTGCCACGGCCATCAGTGGCAGCGGTCCGGCCTACATCTTTTATGTCACCGAGGCGATGATCGAGGCGGGTGTCCTGCTCGGCCTGCCGCGCTCCACCGCCACCGAGATGGTGGTCCAGACGCTCTATGGCGCGGCCACCATGATCCGCGAGACCGGTGAGCACCCGAGCATCCTGCGCGAGCAGGTCTCCAGCCCGGGTGGCACGAGCGTTGCGGCCTTGCGACAACTGGAAGACCACAAGGTCAGGGCCGCTTTCCTGACGGCGATCGAGGCGGCGGCACGACGCTCCAAGGAGCTCTCGGCTGGTGAGTGA
- a CDS encoding proline dehydrogenase family protein — protein MDAADLDPSVWMKQGLLMLSRNTALRDVLEKAPVSRSVVKRFVAGESTQQAVEVAGELTDSGRMATIDFLGEDTLDPAQATYTKDAYVDLLTALSDVGLTQGGQVEVSLKLSALGQALGADGEKIALENARTICQVAANAGTTVTLDMEDHTTTDSTLGILRELRQDWPWVGAVLQSYLYRTEQDCRDLAHEGSRVRLCKGTYKEPESVAFQDKSDVDKSYVRCLKVLMAGQGYPMIASHDPRLIEIAGVLAATAGRGPESFEYQMLLGIRPDEQLRLAAQGDRFRVYVPYGDEWYGYLMRRMAERPSNLLFFLRSLATRG, from the coding sequence ATGGACGCCGCAGACCTCGACCCGAGCGTCTGGATGAAGCAGGGACTGCTCATGCTCAGCCGCAACACCGCGCTGCGTGACGTCCTGGAGAAGGCCCCCGTCAGCCGCTCGGTTGTCAAGCGCTTCGTCGCGGGGGAGAGCACCCAGCAGGCCGTTGAGGTCGCTGGCGAGCTGACTGACTCCGGGCGGATGGCCACCATCGACTTCCTGGGCGAGGACACCCTCGACCCGGCGCAGGCGACCTACACCAAGGATGCCTATGTCGACCTGCTCACTGCCCTGTCGGACGTCGGGCTGACCCAGGGCGGACAGGTCGAGGTGAGCCTGAAATTGAGCGCGCTCGGGCAGGCGCTCGGCGCGGACGGCGAGAAGATCGCGCTGGAGAATGCGCGCACGATCTGTCAGGTGGCTGCCAACGCCGGCACCACCGTGACCCTCGACATGGAGGACCACACCACCACCGACTCGACCCTGGGCATCCTGCGCGAGCTGCGCCAGGACTGGCCGTGGGTGGGGGCGGTCCTGCAGTCGTATCTCTATCGCACCGAGCAGGACTGCCGCGACCTCGCGCACGAGGGCAGCCGGGTGCGGCTCTGCAAGGGCACCTACAAGGAGCCCGAGTCGGTCGCCTTCCAGGACAAGTCCGACGTCGACAAGAGCTATGTGCGCTGCCTGAAGGTCCTGATGGCGGGTCAGGGCTATCCGATGATCGCCAGCCACGACCCGCGGCTGATCGAGATCGCCGGGGTGCTTGCGGCCACTGCTGGGCGTGGTCCGGAGAGTTTCGAGTACCAGATGCTGCTCGGCATCCGCCCCGACGAGCAGTTGCGCCTGGCTGCCCAGGGCGACCGGTTTCGCGTCTACGTGCCCTACGGCGACGAGTGGTATGGCTATCTGATGCGGCGCATGGCCGAGCGCCCCTCCAACCTGCTCTTCTTTCTGCGCTCGCTCGCCACCAGGGGGTGA
- a CDS encoding acetoin utilization protein AcuC: MIGARVVWDQRFMSYDFGPGHPMHPLRLALTHRLSEELGLLDLPEVAVVEATAATDDQIRTVHSAALVDAVKAVSADPGAPVSGHGLGGEDTPSFAGMHSATALAVGATIDSCRAVWTGEAQHAVNIAGGLHHAMPDAVSGFCVYNDIAVGIQWLLDQGVERVAYVDVDAHHGDGVERAFWNDPRVLTVSVHETGTALFPGTGFPGDTGGPKAPDSAVNVALPAGTGDGGWLRAIHATVPQVLRAFRPQILVTQQGCDAHYADPLSHLAVSIDAMHAAYTLLHDLSHELTDGKWVAVGGGGYELIEVVPRTWSHLVAIAAHHPLSLTQDVPEAWREHVSRLYGQVAPRRMGDLGGRPIRYGEWGSGYEPESPVDAAIMATRRAIFPGWGLDPWFD, translated from the coding sequence ATGATTGGGGCACGTGTCGTCTGGGACCAGCGTTTCATGTCCTATGACTTCGGGCCGGGACATCCGATGCATCCGCTGCGACTGGCGCTCACGCACCGCCTGTCTGAGGAGCTGGGGCTGCTCGATCTTCCCGAGGTCGCCGTGGTCGAGGCCACGGCAGCCACCGACGACCAGATCCGCACGGTGCACAGCGCTGCCCTGGTGGACGCCGTCAAAGCGGTCTCCGCTGACCCCGGCGCCCCGGTCAGCGGACACGGGCTGGGCGGTGAGGACACCCCCAGCTTCGCTGGGATGCACTCGGCGACAGCCCTGGCCGTCGGGGCGACCATCGACTCCTGCCGCGCGGTGTGGACGGGGGAGGCCCAGCACGCAGTCAACATCGCCGGTGGTCTGCATCACGCGATGCCGGACGCGGTGTCGGGCTTCTGCGTCTACAACGACATCGCGGTCGGCATCCAGTGGCTGCTCGACCAGGGCGTGGAGCGCGTCGCCTACGTCGACGTGGACGCGCACCACGGCGACGGGGTCGAGCGCGCCTTCTGGAACGATCCGCGGGTGCTGACGGTCTCGGTCCACGAGACGGGCACGGCGCTGTTCCCGGGCACCGGCTTCCCGGGCGACACGGGAGGGCCCAAGGCACCGGACAGCGCCGTCAACGTGGCGCTGCCCGCCGGGACCGGTGACGGGGGCTGGCTGCGCGCCATCCATGCCACCGTGCCGCAGGTGCTGCGCGCCTTCCGCCCGCAGATCCTGGTGACGCAGCAGGGCTGCGACGCACACTATGCCGACCCCCTCAGCCACCTGGCCGTGTCCATCGACGCCATGCACGCGGCATACACGCTCCTGCATGACCTGTCCCACGAGCTCACTGATGGCAAGTGGGTCGCCGTCGGTGGAGGCGGCTACGAGCTCATCGAAGTGGTCCCGCGGACCTGGAGCCACCTGGTGGCCATCGCAGCGCACCACCCACTGTCGCTGACCCAGGATGTGCCGGAGGCCTGGCGCGAGCACGTGTCACGGCTCTACGGGCAGGTGGCTCCTCGTCGGATGGGCGATCTGGGCGGGCGTCCCATCCGCTATGGCGAGTGGGGCAGCGGCTATGAGCCGGAGAGCCCGGTCGACGCGGCCATCATGGCGACCCGTCGAGCGATCTTCCCGGGATGGGGCCTCGACCCGTGGTTCGACTAG
- a CDS encoding potassium channel family protein produces the protein MVGLGKHRLFDEDVLVIGLGRFGAAAALEMDRLGYRVHAIESDGLLAERFSRKLTRVLAVDAADPAQLAEAKPGDFRIAVVGIGSSIEASLLTAGNLVDAGLPSIWAKAVSAEHARLLERIGVHHVIFPEAESGSRVAHLVNDRMQGYIEFEDGYAIVKMTPPQELIGFTLAETDIRKRYGVTVVGVKAPGEDFTHALPETKVGRHHIMIVSGPSKLIEQLAARP, from the coding sequence ATGGTCGGGTTGGGCAAGCACCGATTGTTTGACGAGGACGTCCTCGTGATCGGCCTGGGGCGGTTCGGGGCGGCGGCCGCTCTGGAGATGGATCGGCTCGGCTATCGGGTGCATGCCATCGAGTCCGACGGGCTGCTCGCCGAGCGCTTCTCCCGCAAGCTCACGCGCGTCCTCGCCGTCGACGCTGCAGACCCCGCGCAGTTGGCTGAGGCCAAGCCGGGCGACTTTCGCATCGCCGTGGTCGGCATCGGCTCGTCCATCGAGGCGTCCCTGCTGACAGCTGGCAACCTGGTCGACGCTGGCCTGCCCTCCATCTGGGCCAAGGCGGTCTCGGCCGAGCACGCTCGGTTGCTGGAGCGCATCGGGGTGCACCACGTGATCTTCCCCGAGGCCGAGTCCGGCAGTCGCGTCGCGCACCTGGTCAACGACCGCATGCAGGGTTACATCGAGTTTGAGGACGGCTATGCCATCGTCAAGATGACCCCTCCGCAGGAGCTGATCGGCTTCACCCTGGCCGAGACCGACATCCGCAAGCGTTATGGCGTCACGGTCGTCGGCGTGAAGGCACCCGGCGAGGACTTCACCCACGCCCTGCCCGAGACCAAGGTCGGTCGACACCACATCATGATCGTGTCCGGCCCCAGCAAACTGATCGAACAGCTCGCCGCCCGCCCCTAG
- a CDS encoding 30S ribosomal protein bS22 — protein MGSVIKKRRKRMAKKKHRKLLRKTRHQRRNKK, from the coding sequence ATGGGCTCTGTGATCAAGAAGCGCCGCAAGCGTATGGCGAAGAAGAAGCACCGCAAACTGCTGCGCAAGACGCGCCACCAGCGTCGCAACAAGAAGTGA
- a CDS encoding helix-turn-helix domain-containing protein, translating into MADERRLGEMSFMTVAEVAAVMRVSKMTVYRLVHSGELPSVRVGRSFRVPESAVQDYLQDSYHGTA; encoded by the coding sequence ATGGCTGATGAGCGCCGGCTCGGCGAGATGAGCTTCATGACAGTGGCAGAGGTCGCTGCGGTGATGCGCGTCTCCAAGATGACCGTCTATCGCCTCGTCCACTCTGGTGAGTTGCCCTCGGTGCGGGTCGGGCGTTCCTTCCGGGTCCCGGAAAGCGCCGTGCAGGACTACCTGCAGGACTCCTACCACGGCACCGCCTGA
- a CDS encoding NAD-dependent epimerase/dehydratase family protein, which yields MDEASHPKVVLVTGVARELAGRVVRRLADDPSIDRVLGVDLVPPKHPMGRGEYVRADVRSPLLARLMIQAKVDTVVHMGVIATPRDAGGRVVQKDINVLGTMQLMAACQKSAGVRRVVVKSTAGVYGSSPKDPAVFTEEMTAKRLPRSGFPRDSMEAESYVRGLSRRRPDIDITMLRMANVIGPSIRTVLTDYFRMPLLPVPFGHQGRLQFLHEDDAVAAVVHASTGPVVGTVNVAGDGVLGLGQAIALSRRPWVPVAPGAAGMSLWATKTLGWAALPSDHMDFLSYGRVIDTQRMRKELGFAPAYTSRGAFESFLAARRAHDRPEQRPMEEVT from the coding sequence GTGGACGAGGCATCGCACCCGAAGGTTGTGCTGGTCACCGGTGTGGCCCGCGAGCTTGCCGGACGCGTCGTCCGGCGGCTCGCCGATGACCCGTCCATCGACCGGGTGCTCGGGGTGGACCTGGTGCCCCCGAAGCACCCGATGGGTCGCGGAGAGTATGTCCGCGCCGACGTCCGTAGCCCCCTCCTGGCTCGGCTGATGATCCAGGCCAAGGTCGACACCGTGGTGCACATGGGAGTCATTGCCACCCCGCGGGACGCTGGCGGCCGAGTGGTCCAGAAGGACATCAACGTGCTGGGCACCATGCAGTTGATGGCCGCCTGCCAGAAGTCTGCGGGAGTGCGCCGCGTCGTGGTGAAGTCCACGGCGGGTGTCTATGGGTCGTCCCCCAAGGACCCTGCCGTCTTCACCGAGGAGATGACGGCCAAGCGGCTGCCCCGGTCCGGCTTCCCCCGGGACTCGATGGAGGCGGAGAGCTACGTGCGCGGGCTGTCCCGTCGACGCCCCGACATCGACATCACCATGCTGCGCATGGCCAATGTCATCGGCCCCAGCATCCGCACGGTGCTCACCGACTACTTCCGTATGCCGTTGCTCCCGGTGCCCTTCGGCCACCAGGGGCGTCTTCAGTTCCTGCACGAGGATGATGCGGTGGCTGCGGTGGTCCATGCGAGCACCGGGCCGGTGGTCGGCACCGTCAATGTCGCCGGCGACGGTGTCCTTGGGTTGGGGCAGGCGATAGCCCTGAGCCGTCGTCCGTGGGTCCCCGTCGCTCCTGGCGCGGCTGGGATGTCGCTGTGGGCCACCAAGACGCTCGGGTGGGCGGCCCTCCCCTCTGACCACATGGACTTCCTCTCCTATGGTCGGGTGATCGACACCCAGCGCATGCGCAAGGAGCTGGGTTTCGCGCCGGCCTACACCTCCCGCGGTGCCTTTGAGTCCTTCTTGGCGGCCCGGCGGGCACACGACCGCCCGGAGCAGCGCCCGATGGAGGAGGTCACGTGA
- a CDS encoding sugar phosphate isomerase/epimerase family protein: MAGPPVLLSTSSVYPENCAYAFDLAERLGYDGVEIMVWTDPLTQEAGALQALSSLHNLPIGAIHAPTLLLAQRLWGWEPWAKIDRSVRLAEEVGAGVVVIHPPFRWQRDYAEGFVEGIAERQANTEVLLAVENMFPWRAGGSEMQAYRPHWDPVEQTYEHVTLDVSHASTGSMDCVDLLHRLGDRVGHVHLGDGTGSFKDEHLVPGRGTQPADTLLHELVERGYTGAVSLEVGTRKRSMEEREADLAESLEFARKHLGQPLP, from the coding sequence ATGGCCGGCCCACCCGTCCTGCTGTCCACGTCCTCGGTCTATCCCGAGAACTGCGCCTATGCCTTCGACCTGGCCGAGCGGCTGGGCTATGACGGCGTGGAGATCATGGTCTGGACCGACCCGCTGACCCAGGAGGCGGGAGCACTGCAGGCCCTGTCCAGCCTGCACAACCTGCCCATCGGCGCCATCCACGCCCCCACCCTGTTGCTGGCCCAGCGACTGTGGGGCTGGGAGCCGTGGGCCAAGATCGACCGGTCGGTGCGCCTGGCCGAGGAGGTCGGTGCCGGGGTCGTGGTGATCCACCCGCCCTTCCGCTGGCAGCGCGACTATGCGGAGGGCTTCGTCGAGGGGATCGCCGAGCGCCAGGCCAACACCGAGGTGCTGCTGGCCGTGGAGAACATGTTCCCGTGGCGGGCCGGTGGCTCGGAGATGCAGGCCTATCGACCGCACTGGGACCCGGTGGAGCAGACCTATGAGCACGTCACCCTCGACGTCTCGCACGCCTCCACCGGATCAATGGACTGCGTCGACCTGCTGCACCGCCTCGGCGACCGGGTCGGCCACGTCCACCTCGGCGACGGCACCGGGTCGTTCAAGGACGAGCACCTCGTCCCGGGACGCGGCACCCAACCAGCCGACACGCTCCTGCACGAGCTGGTCGAGCGCGGCTACACCGGCGCCGTGAGCCTGGAGGTCGGCACGCGCAAGCGGTCGATGGAGGAGCGCGAGGCGGACCTGGCAGAGTCGCTGGAGTTCGCGCGCAAGCACCTGGGCCAACCCCTGCCCTGA